The following are encoded in a window of Cyanobacteriota bacterium genomic DNA:
- a CDS encoding aldehyde dehydrogenase family protein, translating into MTHSTTELTTDFTIANILQGQRAFFATGATKPIDFRVAQLRQLKAAIVQRQADIVQAAKADLGRSDYEAYFELGAVMELDYILKHLKAWVRPRRVGLPISQLPGSAWVQPEPLGVVLIIGPWNYPFQLLISPLMGAIAAGNCAVLKPSELAPATSAVLAQVIRETFDPHYVAVIEGGVETAQALLAQKFDHIFFTGGPRVGQIVMEAAAKQLTPVTL; encoded by the coding sequence ATGACTCATTCCACTACAGAACTAACGACAGATTTCACGATCGCCAATATCCTTCAAGGGCAACGGGCATTTTTTGCCACAGGTGCTACTAAACCCATCGACTTTCGTGTAGCACAGCTTCGGCAACTGAAGGCTGCCATCGTGCAGCGGCAAGCTGATATTGTGCAAGCAGCTAAGGCAGATTTAGGGCGTTCTGATTACGAAGCCTACTTTGAATTGGGAGCCGTAATGGAGCTTGACTACATCCTTAAGCATCTGAAGGCTTGGGTAAGGCCTCGCAGGGTAGGCTTGCCTATATCCCAATTGCCAGGGTCAGCATGGGTGCAGCCAGAGCCGTTGGGGGTTGTGCTCATTATTGGCCCTTGGAACTATCCATTTCAGCTCTTGATATCTCCGTTGATGGGGGCGATCGCTGCTGGTAACTGTGCAGTTCTAAAGCCATCAGAGCTGGCCCCAGCTACATCTGCGGTGCTTGCCCAAGTGATTCGTGAAACCTTTGACCCTCACTATGTTGCTGTAATCGAAGGGGGCGTAGAGACTGCTCAGGCATTACTAGCCCAGAAGTTTGACCACATCTTTTTCACCGGTGGGCCTCGTGTTGGCCAGATTGTCATGGAAGCAGCCGCCAAACAGCTAACTCCAGTCACCCTA
- a CDS encoding pyridoxal phosphate-dependent aminotransferase has protein sequence MKLASRIGQVNPSLTLAITAKANAMRADGIDVCSFSAGEPDFPTPDHIKQAAQKALDEGKTRYGPSAGEPRLRAAIAQKLQTDNHLPYTPDHIAVTNGGKQSLFNLMLALIEPGDEVIIPSPYWLSYPEMVTLAGGTSVFLPTTAATGYKITPQQLQQAITPKTKLFILNSPSNPTGMVYTPDEIRALAAVIVEADILVVSDEIYEKLTYGDATHFSIGAASPEAFQRTITSNGFAKAYAMTGWRVGYLAAPVELVKATTTVQGHSTSNVCTFAQWGAIAALEGSQDCIETMRQAYADRRNVMYEMISSIPNVSCLKPDGAFYVYVDISKTGLTSLQFCDALLESQQVAVIPGIAFGADDHIRLSYATDLATIRKGLERLEAFVSRL, from the coding sequence GTGAAACTGGCAAGCCGTATTGGTCAGGTCAACCCGTCGTTAACGTTGGCCATCACTGCTAAGGCAAATGCTATGCGAGCCGATGGCATTGATGTTTGTAGCTTTAGCGCTGGGGAACCTGATTTCCCTACTCCAGACCACATTAAGCAAGCTGCCCAAAAAGCGCTGGATGAAGGCAAAACTCGCTATGGCCCCTCAGCCGGAGAACCCAGGCTAAGAGCAGCGATCGCCCAGAAATTGCAAACCGACAATCACCTACCCTACACACCAGACCACATTGCCGTGACCAATGGCGGTAAGCAATCATTATTCAACCTGATGCTAGCCCTCATTGAACCCGGTGATGAGGTGATTATTCCTTCCCCCTATTGGCTGAGCTATCCAGAAATGGTTACCTTGGCAGGAGGTACCTCTGTATTTCTGCCCACCACAGCAGCAACTGGCTACAAAATTACTCCTCAACAGTTGCAACAGGCAATTACCCCAAAAACTAAGCTGTTTATTCTTAACTCGCCCTCCAATCCTACGGGTATGGTCTACACCCCCGATGAAATTCGGGCCTTGGCCGCAGTCATCGTGGAGGCAGATATTTTGGTGGTATCCGATGAAATCTACGAAAAACTCACCTATGGTGACGCGACCCACTTCAGCATTGGGGCAGCCAGTCCTGAAGCCTTTCAACGCACGATTACTAGCAATGGTTTTGCCAAAGCCTATGCGATGACAGGTTGGCGCGTTGGGTATTTAGCAGCACCTGTGGAACTGGTGAAGGCAACGACAACTGTACAAGGTCACAGTACCTCTAATGTTTGTACCTTTGCTCAGTGGGGGGCGATCGCAGCCTTAGAAGGTTCTCAAGATTGTATAGAGACCATGCGCCAAGCCTATGCCGATCGTCGCAACGTCATGTACGAGATGATTAGCAGCATCCCTAATGTATCGTGCCTCAAGCCCGATGGTGCCTTCTATGTCTACGTAGACATCAGCAAGACTGGGTTAACCTCCCTACAGTTTTGTGATGCACTGCTGGAGTCCCAACAGGTGGCAGTAATTCCTGGCATTGCCTTTGGGGCAGATGACCACATTCGGCTATCCTATGCCACAGACCTAGCCACCATTCGCAAAGGGTTAGAACGCTTAGAAGCCTTCGTAAGTCGCCTCTAG
- the moaC gene encoding cyclic pyranopterin monophosphate synthase MoaC, with protein MTNNYPLQPSPEPTLTHLDPSGQAQMVDISHKQATVREAIAAGQVRMSAATLAAIQAGNNPKGDVITTARLAGIMAAKQTASLIPLCHPLPLSKVAVTIDPDPTLPGYHIQAHVKTTAMTGVEMEALTAVSIAALTLYDMAKALEKSMRIEAIHLVSKTGGKSGDYHQA; from the coding sequence ATGACCAACAATTATCCCTTGCAGCCATCACCGGAACCCACCCTAACCCATCTTGACCCTTCAGGACAAGCACAGATGGTGGATATTTCCCATAAGCAGGCAACTGTGCGAGAGGCAATCGCTGCTGGCCAGGTGCGTATGTCCGCAGCTACACTGGCGGCAATCCAAGCAGGGAACAACCCCAAGGGTGATGTTATCACTACAGCTCGATTGGCAGGCATCATGGCAGCCAAACAGACCGCTAGCCTTATTCCCCTCTGTCATCCCCTGCCGCTTAGTAAAGTCGCTGTGACGATCGACCCAGACCCCACCCTGCCGGGATATCACATTCAAGCTCACGTAAAAACCACTGCCATGACTGGTGTGGAAATGGAAGCACTGACCGCTGTGTCAATTGCTGCTCTCACCCTTTATGACATGGCCAAGGCTCTGGAGAAATCCATGCGCATCGAGGCTATTCACCTAGTCAGCAAAACAGGGGGCAAATCTGGCGACTATCACCAGGCATAG